In one window of Anthonomus grandis grandis chromosome 11, icAntGran1.3, whole genome shotgun sequence DNA:
- the LOC126742563 gene encoding uncharacterized protein LOC126742563, whose translation MSNLEGTRGKKMLSLVGVRLEKGSDNGGDSQWKVCNASSAVNSDIDYEIYDFETSDNNTLEQPSEQPMIIDYFKNEQIVQKIEVSSSTEKILYEEPEPEISNTVFTDLTNLNSEGLGFLPDGDEHLQNREVLEILSQSSYTSDPKESSDCSLKDPDYRDDSSSTSSSSSSSSNSSSSEDSSSSGSSKEDVDDPDQAVAEVEIKKTRKRKAKPTEWKKACAKQLRNSGQSYKTFGKGIEVPRRQIKPACNDTCSHKCSSNFNEEKRMTIFNAYWEIKDIYIYQPLYKRLILNIGIPMVVMGIPIFRIRW comes from the exons ATGAGCAATTTGGAAGGCACCCGAGGCAAGAAAATGTTATCACTAGTAGGAGtcag GTTGGAGAAAGGTAGTGACAATGGAGGCGATTCTCAATGGAAAGTGTGTAATGCAAGTTCAGCTGTGAATTCCGATATTGACTATGAGATTTATGACTTTGAAACTTCAG ATAATAACACCTTAGAGCAGCCCTCGGAGCAGCCGATGATCATAGATTACTTCAAAAATGAACAGATAGTACAAAAGATTGAGGTATCGTcatcaacagaaaaaatactGTATGAAGAACCGGAGCCGGAAATATCTAATACAGTTTTCACAGACCTCACTAACTTAAATTCTGAAGGTTTAGGTTTTTTACCCGATGGCGATG aacACCTGCAGAATAGGGAAGTATTAGAGATCCTCTCACAGTCCAGTTATACTTCTGATCCTAAAGAATCATCGGACTGTTCACTTAAGGATCCGGATTATAGGGATGATTCTTCCTCTACGTCTTCTAGCTCTTCCTCATCTTCTAACTCATCGTCATCAGAAGATTCATCATCTTCTGGCTCATCAAAAGAAGATGTTGATGATCCAGATCAAGCCGTTGCCgaagtagaaataaaaaagaccAGAAAAAGGAAAGCGAAACCAACTGAATGGAAAAAAGCGTGTGCTAAGCAGTTAAGAAATAGCGGTCAGTCATATAAAACCTTTGGTAAAGGAATAGAGGTACCAAGGAGGCAAATAAAGCCAGCTTGTAATGACACATGCTCCCACAAATGCAGCAGCAATTTTAACGAGGAAAAAAGAATGACAATATTTAATGCCTATTGggaaataaaagatatatatatatatcaaccCTTATACAAGAGATTAATCCTAAATATAGGTATACCCATGGTGGTAATGGGTATACCTATATTTAGGATTAGGTGGTAA